One genomic region from Biomphalaria glabrata chromosome 7, xgBioGlab47.1, whole genome shotgun sequence encodes:
- the LOC106051975 gene encoding uncharacterized protein LOC106051975 translates to MWSVTMMLAQWCMISMFAPGECNQFPVTNRQRRSLLSLHDVQLTLDQTPGNDSKLTLSVKPGVDHVTAIWTCEYNLTQFTGFAVTYSNEKNEHYDSPVLEKTSREFDLPSLDRDMTYTICVYVVGNTSVLSHACTNYNQDSMKIVVGIMAGVVFLIPCVLALIWLLRKDKKMMFAYDKLLTSSQTQPLAIDIKISQDTLDSTIGVTNETTSCSNQGYVNTLCAEENSSRLQSCGQFGLNAINPNNFIPNSDYISPQGATSNLDRQLKNTHLSSTDTVVLSITQLSVMASQSVLPQPTDDVFNSGKAPDLPLEIQLRNSTHM, encoded by the exons ATGTGGAGT GTAACTATGATGTTGGCGCAGTGGTGTATGATTTCTATGTTTGCACCTGGTGAATGTAACCAATTTCCAgtgacaaacagacagagaagATCTCTCTTAAGTCTCCATGACGTGCAGCTAACACTGGATCAAACACCAGGAAATGATTCCAAACTGACTCTATCTGTCAAACCAGGCGTTGATCACGTGACCGCTATTTGGACATGTGAGTACAACCTAACCCAGTTCACAGGATTTGCCGTCACCTACAGCAATGAGAAAAATGAGCATTATGATTCCCCAGTACTAGAGAAAACTTCCAGGGAGTTTGACCTCCCATCACTAGACAGAGACATGACCTATACAATATGTGTATATGTTGTAGGTAACACAAGTGTGCTCTCACATGCTTGTACCAACTACAATCAAGATTCCATGAAAATCGTAGTTGGTATCATGGCTGGGGTAGTCTTCCTTATACCTTGCGTCCTAGCTTTAATTTGGTTgttaagaaaagataagaagaTGATGTTTGCCTATGATAAACTGCTTACATCAAGTCAAACACAGCCACTGGCCATAGATATCAAAATATCACAGGACACATTAGACTCAACGATAGGTGTCACTAATGAAACTACCAGCTGCAGCAATCAGGGCTATGTCAACACTTTGTGTGCTGAGGAAAACAGTTCTAGGCTACAGTCCTGTGGACAGTTTGGTTTGAATGCAATCAATCCAAATAATTTCATTCCAAACTCAGATTATATTAGTCCTCAAGGAGCGACTTCTAATCTAGACAGGCAGCTTAAAAATACCCATTTATCATCAACAGATACGGTAGTACTAAGCATTACTCAGTTATCAGTCATGGCTAGTCAGAGCGTATTGCCACAACCAACAGACGACGTGTTCAATTCAGGCAAAGCCCCGGATCTACCACTAGAGATACAATTACGGAACTCCACTCACATGTAA